The following coding sequences are from one Triticum dicoccoides isolate Atlit2015 ecotype Zavitan chromosome 4A, WEW_v2.0, whole genome shotgun sequence window:
- the LOC119287596 gene encoding uncharacterized protein LOC119287596 isoform X2, whose amino-acid sequence MDVERAASKGHGILSLFDWGKSKKSKKRLFAGGGGASPTPGSTVDGKEAVGSRPSTPSNSILEDPSSLRESSEHSSSSSVIDEDARAMKGPTVVARLMGLDSMPAASSSGSYPIPSTAQQTFTNNVHDEFIGRSYIGSPSPHKMPSSPIDRFGMEALPQRFAKRSLSGAQNKLFSPVKNPNHTSGRNAADIMEAASRIIGPGVESNSSYRVRDVGYSNVVRAFNTSEIVRVQQMSQAAKKRDTSASVKAPRAKPFDGSLATSESASSSRFSESNGNAPVAPRVRAASRLSLDPRAASTQGSGGRSKNSRKPATHMDPEHNMAERNRGNQQKCNNQTAASSSNSLEQNNRKRNAMGVKHKVNPKSARLSQQGSNIHSTNASPRKAGITSTRAESSTKVNAKGEMQPTNYGNRRPNSTAKTIPKPRRLPDGRMNPKKNQSIDKILAERIQRRVQNNIGTDEQSSISTNKNKVSTEIVSFTFTSPVHKSLPGSRFRNHSVETRSIESMNSAPTSSNTSNTKPDDIDGDYLGILLEQKLRELTSRVKSPYSKLANGVRVYAPSPGSEDTSSIASTEYDRESSQPFKDGKNKFHQNDLESKSGQSSQSVKYDNEFIDQVELEHLHFSPRSTWEVSVSTETETCCSAESWTNPNESRLFGSAEGAATSSSAQDGGSQEVDASSEYSDTASSVTATTAETTHPSESSSSCRADRDPEIDFLRELLNASSLSGQSSSVFERSGSSAILDPHLLEELNRSARPAAGEEDGGKAWRMSRRLLFDCANEALSGKCAYYLDAGYGSWFTGAAVLAKLSAEELHREMSGGGLRVAEESAVDELVYREMGGPRGGAWVEFKAESFEAGRDVAAALLEALVDEAVADLLLAGSGGAVPSRCC is encoded by the exons ATGGATGTGGAGAGAGCTGCGTCCAAGGGGCATGGCATCCTCAGCCTCTTTGATtggggcaagagcaagaagtccaagaAGCGGCTGTTCGCCGGAGGCGGGGGCGCTTCTCCGACGCCCG GGAGCACGGTAGACGGGAAGGAAGCTGTGGGCAGCAGGCCGAGCACACCTTCAAACTCG ATCCTCGAAGATCCGTCGAGTTTGAGGGAAAGCAGCGAGCATAGCTCGTCATCCTCGGTAATTGATGAGGACGCCCGTGCAATGAAAGGACCCACTGTTGTGGCGAGGCTTATGGGTTTGGATTCCATGCCTGCGGCCAGCTCATCTGGATCCTACCCGATTCCTTCTACCGCGCAGCAAACCTTCACAAACAATGTCCATGACGAGTTCATTGGCAGAAGCTACATTGGCAGTCCTAGTCCTCATAAGATGCCGAGCAGCCCTATTGACCGGTTTGGAATGGAAGCGCTGCCTCAGAGATTTGCCAAAAGGTCACTTTCAGGTGCGCAGAACAAGTTGTTCTCCCCGGTAAAGAACCCTAATCATACGTCAGGCAGAAATGCTGCGGATATAATGGAGGCAGCTTCTAGGATCATTGGGCCTGGAGTTGAGAGTAATAGCTCATACAGAGTTCGGGATGTTGGGTACTCAAATGTCGTGCGTGCCTTCAACACATCAGAGATTGTTAGAGTCCAGCAAATGTCCCAAGCGGCGAAGAAGCGTGACACCTCAGCATCTGTGAAGGCACCGAGAGCAAAACCTTTTGATGGAAGTTTGGCAACTTCAGAGTCAGCCTCTTCTTCCAGGTTCTCAGAGTCAAATGGAAATGCTCCAGTTGCTCCAAGGGTCAGGGCCGCCAGTAGGTTGTCACTAGATCCGAGAGCTGCAAGTACCCAAGGAAGTGGAGGTAGAAGCAAAAACAGCAGGAAACCTGCAACTCATATGGATCCTGAGCATAACATGGCTGAGAGAAATCGGGGCAACCAACAAAAGTGCAATAACCAAACTGCTGCAAGCTCATCCAATTCGCTTGAGCAAAATAACAGGAAGCGGAATGCTATGGGTGTTAAGCACAAGGTGAATCCAAAGTCAGCAAGACTCAGCCAACAGGGAAGCAACATTCATTCAACAAATGCCTCTCCCAGGAAGGCCGGGATCACCAGCACCCGCGCTGAAAGCAGTACGAAAGTCAACGCAAAGGGAGAAATGCAGCCAACCAACTATGGAAACAGAAGACCAAATTCTACAGCCAAAACAATCCCCAAACCGAGAAGATTGCCAGATGGGAGGATGAACCCAAAGAAAAACCAGTCAATTGATAAAATTCTCGCCGAGAGGATTCAAAGGCGTGTTCAGAACAATATTGGGACAGATGAGCAGTCATCTATCTCCACAAACAAAAACAAAGTCAGCACTGAGATTGTTTCGTTCACATTTACCTCACCAGTTCACAAATCATTACCTGGTTCTAGATTTCGCAATCATTCAGTGGAAACACGGTCGATAGAGAGCATGAACTCAGCACCAACTTCAAGCAATACATCGAATACTAAACCTGATGACATAGATGGTGATTATTTGGGAATTCTTCTGGAGCAGAAATTGAGAGAATTGACCTCTCGGGTAAAGTCACCCTATTCTAAGCTAGCCAATGGGGTTCGAGTATACGCCCCTTCACCAGGTTCGGAAGATACATCTAGCATTGCATCTACTGAGTATGACAGGGAGTCCTCTCAGCCTTTCAAGGATGGGAAAAACAAATTCCACCAGAACGATCTTGAATCGAAAAGTGGTCAG TCGTCTCAATCAGTGAAGTATGATAATGAGTTCATCGATCAAGTGGAGTTAGAGCATCTTCACTTCAGCCCCCGTTCTACATGGGAAGTCTCTGTTTCAACAGAAACGGAAACCTGCTGCTCCGCGGAGAGCTGGACGAATCCAAACG AATCAAGGTTGTTTGGTTCGGCAGAAGGGGCAGCGACTTCTAGTTCTGCACAGGACGGTGGATCCCAAGAAGTGGACGCCTCATCCGAATATTCTGACACAGCATCGTCAGTCACGGCGACTACAGCCGAAACAACGCACCCATCAGAAAGCAGCAGCTCATGTCGTGCGGACCGCGATCCGGAGATAGACTTCCTGAGGGAGCTACTGAACGCCAGTTCTCTGAGCGGACAGTCTTCATCAGTTTTCGAGCGGTCTGGCAGCTCAGCCATCCTGGACCCTCATCTGCTGGAAGAACTAAACAGGAGCGCCAGGCCTGCAGCTGGCGAGGAAGACGGCGGCAAGGCTTGGAGGATGTCCCGGAGGCTGCTGTTTGACTGCGCGAACGAGGCGCTGAGCGGCAAGTGCGCCTACTACCTGGACGCGGGGTACGGGTCGTGGTTCACGGGCGCGGCGGTGCTGGCGAAGCTGTCGGCGGAGGAGCTGCACCGGGAGATGAGCGGCGGCGGGCTGAGGGTGGCGGAGGAGTCGGCGGTGGACGAGCTGGTGTACAGGGAGATGGGCGGGCCGCGCGGCGGGGCGTGGGTGGAGTTCAAGGCGGAGTCGTTCGAGGCCGGCAGGGACGTGGCGGCGGCGCTGCTGGAGGCCCTGGTGGACGAGGCCGTCGCCGACCTCCTCCTCGCGGGCTCCGGCGGTGCTGTTCCTTCTCGTTGCTGTTGA
- the LOC119287596 gene encoding uncharacterized protein LOC119287596 isoform X1 codes for MDVERAASKGHGILSLFDWGKSKKSKKRLFAGGGGASPTPGSTVDGKEAVGSRPSTPSNSILEDPSSLRESSEHSSSSSVIDEDARAMKGPTVVARLMGLDSMPAASSSGSYPIPSTAQQTFTNNVHDEFIGRSYIGSPSPHKMPSSPIDRFGMEALPQRFAKRSLSGAQNKLFSPVKNPNHTSGRNAADIMEAASRIIGPGVESNSSYRVRDVGYSNVVRAFNTSEIVRVQQMSQAAKKRDTSASVKAPRAKPFDGSLATSESASSSRFSESNGNAPVAPRVRAASRLSLDPRAASTQGSGGRSKNSRKPATHMDPEHNMAERNRGNQQKCNNQTAASSSNSLEQNNRKRNAMGVKHKVNPKSARLSQQGSNIHSTNASPRKAGITSTRAESSTKVNAKGEMQPTNYGNRRPNSTAKTIPKPRRLPDGRMNPKKNQSIDKILAERIQRRVQNNIGTDEQSSISTNKNKVSTEIVSFTFTSPVHKSLPGSRFRNHSVETRSIESMNSAPTSSNTSNTKPDDIDGDYLGILLEQKLRELTSRVKSPYSKLANGVRVYAPSPGSEDTSSIASTEYDRESSQPFKDGKNKFHQNDLESKSGQISVYGQSSQSVKYDNEFIDQVELEHLHFSPRSTWEVSVSTETETCCSAESWTNPNESRLFGSAEGAATSSSAQDGGSQEVDASSEYSDTASSVTATTAETTHPSESSSSCRADRDPEIDFLRELLNASSLSGQSSSVFERSGSSAILDPHLLEELNRSARPAAGEEDGGKAWRMSRRLLFDCANEALSGKCAYYLDAGYGSWFTGAAVLAKLSAEELHREMSGGGLRVAEESAVDELVYREMGGPRGGAWVEFKAESFEAGRDVAAALLEALVDEAVADLLLAGSGGAVPSRCC; via the exons ATGGATGTGGAGAGAGCTGCGTCCAAGGGGCATGGCATCCTCAGCCTCTTTGATtggggcaagagcaagaagtccaagaAGCGGCTGTTCGCCGGAGGCGGGGGCGCTTCTCCGACGCCCG GGAGCACGGTAGACGGGAAGGAAGCTGTGGGCAGCAGGCCGAGCACACCTTCAAACTCG ATCCTCGAAGATCCGTCGAGTTTGAGGGAAAGCAGCGAGCATAGCTCGTCATCCTCGGTAATTGATGAGGACGCCCGTGCAATGAAAGGACCCACTGTTGTGGCGAGGCTTATGGGTTTGGATTCCATGCCTGCGGCCAGCTCATCTGGATCCTACCCGATTCCTTCTACCGCGCAGCAAACCTTCACAAACAATGTCCATGACGAGTTCATTGGCAGAAGCTACATTGGCAGTCCTAGTCCTCATAAGATGCCGAGCAGCCCTATTGACCGGTTTGGAATGGAAGCGCTGCCTCAGAGATTTGCCAAAAGGTCACTTTCAGGTGCGCAGAACAAGTTGTTCTCCCCGGTAAAGAACCCTAATCATACGTCAGGCAGAAATGCTGCGGATATAATGGAGGCAGCTTCTAGGATCATTGGGCCTGGAGTTGAGAGTAATAGCTCATACAGAGTTCGGGATGTTGGGTACTCAAATGTCGTGCGTGCCTTCAACACATCAGAGATTGTTAGAGTCCAGCAAATGTCCCAAGCGGCGAAGAAGCGTGACACCTCAGCATCTGTGAAGGCACCGAGAGCAAAACCTTTTGATGGAAGTTTGGCAACTTCAGAGTCAGCCTCTTCTTCCAGGTTCTCAGAGTCAAATGGAAATGCTCCAGTTGCTCCAAGGGTCAGGGCCGCCAGTAGGTTGTCACTAGATCCGAGAGCTGCAAGTACCCAAGGAAGTGGAGGTAGAAGCAAAAACAGCAGGAAACCTGCAACTCATATGGATCCTGAGCATAACATGGCTGAGAGAAATCGGGGCAACCAACAAAAGTGCAATAACCAAACTGCTGCAAGCTCATCCAATTCGCTTGAGCAAAATAACAGGAAGCGGAATGCTATGGGTGTTAAGCACAAGGTGAATCCAAAGTCAGCAAGACTCAGCCAACAGGGAAGCAACATTCATTCAACAAATGCCTCTCCCAGGAAGGCCGGGATCACCAGCACCCGCGCTGAAAGCAGTACGAAAGTCAACGCAAAGGGAGAAATGCAGCCAACCAACTATGGAAACAGAAGACCAAATTCTACAGCCAAAACAATCCCCAAACCGAGAAGATTGCCAGATGGGAGGATGAACCCAAAGAAAAACCAGTCAATTGATAAAATTCTCGCCGAGAGGATTCAAAGGCGTGTTCAGAACAATATTGGGACAGATGAGCAGTCATCTATCTCCACAAACAAAAACAAAGTCAGCACTGAGATTGTTTCGTTCACATTTACCTCACCAGTTCACAAATCATTACCTGGTTCTAGATTTCGCAATCATTCAGTGGAAACACGGTCGATAGAGAGCATGAACTCAGCACCAACTTCAAGCAATACATCGAATACTAAACCTGATGACATAGATGGTGATTATTTGGGAATTCTTCTGGAGCAGAAATTGAGAGAATTGACCTCTCGGGTAAAGTCACCCTATTCTAAGCTAGCCAATGGGGTTCGAGTATACGCCCCTTCACCAGGTTCGGAAGATACATCTAGCATTGCATCTACTGAGTATGACAGGGAGTCCTCTCAGCCTTTCAAGGATGGGAAAAACAAATTCCACCAGAACGATCTTGAATCGAAAAGTGGTCAG ATTTCTGTTTATGGCCAGTCGTCTCAATCAGTGAAGTATGATAATGAGTTCATCGATCAAGTGGAGTTAGAGCATCTTCACTTCAGCCCCCGTTCTACATGGGAAGTCTCTGTTTCAACAGAAACGGAAACCTGCTGCTCCGCGGAGAGCTGGACGAATCCAAACG AATCAAGGTTGTTTGGTTCGGCAGAAGGGGCAGCGACTTCTAGTTCTGCACAGGACGGTGGATCCCAAGAAGTGGACGCCTCATCCGAATATTCTGACACAGCATCGTCAGTCACGGCGACTACAGCCGAAACAACGCACCCATCAGAAAGCAGCAGCTCATGTCGTGCGGACCGCGATCCGGAGATAGACTTCCTGAGGGAGCTACTGAACGCCAGTTCTCTGAGCGGACAGTCTTCATCAGTTTTCGAGCGGTCTGGCAGCTCAGCCATCCTGGACCCTCATCTGCTGGAAGAACTAAACAGGAGCGCCAGGCCTGCAGCTGGCGAGGAAGACGGCGGCAAGGCTTGGAGGATGTCCCGGAGGCTGCTGTTTGACTGCGCGAACGAGGCGCTGAGCGGCAAGTGCGCCTACTACCTGGACGCGGGGTACGGGTCGTGGTTCACGGGCGCGGCGGTGCTGGCGAAGCTGTCGGCGGAGGAGCTGCACCGGGAGATGAGCGGCGGCGGGCTGAGGGTGGCGGAGGAGTCGGCGGTGGACGAGCTGGTGTACAGGGAGATGGGCGGGCCGCGCGGCGGGGCGTGGGTGGAGTTCAAGGCGGAGTCGTTCGAGGCCGGCAGGGACGTGGCGGCGGCGCTGCTGGAGGCCCTGGTGGACGAGGCCGTCGCCGACCTCCTCCTCGCGGGCTCCGGCGGTGCTGTTCCTTCTCGTTGCTGTTGA